Genomic window (Spirosoma sp. KCTC 42546):
CACCACCGTATTGGTCGATACCGGAATCTGATGAGCGAGCAGTGTCCGCAAATTCCGATCAATGAGGGCAAAGCTCCCAGCCCCCGCTTTAAACGAGCGGGTACTGTCGTGATCTACATCTAATCCATCCAACGAAATCCCATAGCTGATACCGTATTCCTTTGAGAACGCCAATATCTCATCGGTTAAAATGGTTAGATTAGTAATAAACGAGCATTCCAACTGACAACCGATCTCCTGCAAGGTGCTTTTGGCTTGTGGAATAAAGGTTTTCCAAGCTTTGAACTGGCTTAGCGGCTCTCCTCCAGCTAAGCGCAGTTTGATGGATTTGAGACCTCGTTTTTGAACCGTTTCCACAATCTTATTTAGCAACTGCTGGCGTGTCGTCTCCGACATGCCCGACGTGGTGTTAAGCGTTGAGATGTAGCAATAGCTACAGGTCAGATTACACCGATTGGTAGTGTGAATCCAGAAATTGAGCGATTTCGGACTAGCTGGTTTTCGCGGTGAACTAAACTGCTGGTCAAACCGTATGATTTCGGTTCGAGACAGCAGATTCAAAAATCCCTCAACCGTATCAGCGGCAATACCGAATTTCTCGCTTAGGTCTGATACTGAGGTTTGATTATCAATAGCTGCTAGTAGCTCAGACTGTGCCCGGCTCAGAATCCGCAGTGAATTCGGGTAAGCGCAATTGACAACAAAGGCATGTTGATCATCAATGGGCCTTAATAGCAGTTGTGACGACTTGATGGGTATGTATGTCTTCATCGTCTGAAGTTGAGTAGCCTATGCAATCACAATTGGCATTTGCGGACGGAATAATAAATTCATGTTGCCCGAAGAACTGTTTGATGACAGAAGCATCATCGAATAAAAGGCTTTGTTGATCTATCATTGTCATTGTAGTAAGTTTAAATTTTGGTCTGGTCTATAATGGGCTAATTTTTTAGCAATAATAAAAGCATAAAACAAAATCTAAGCTAACTTTGACTTTAAGAATTTAAAGTTATACTTATAATAATCTAACATGAATACTCTCATGACTATTGGTGAAAAGATTAGGAGCCTACGTGCTATTAAAGGTTACTCACAGGAAACAATGGCTGATTTAATCGGCATCTCATCCATTGCTTATAGCAACATAGAACGGAATAAGACTGATATTAGCCACTCTCGCCTAGAGCAGATTGCCAAAGTACTAGGAATGGATCTCATCAGCCTGCTTTCCCACGGAGAACAAATTGCCAACATCTTCAGCAACTGTACAAACAATAATGTAGTTGGCACGGGCAACATTGTGTATTCAGAGCAGGAACTCCGTCATCAATTAGAAAAGGCCAACTTGACTATCGCCCTGCTAACAGCAGAAAAAAATAAAGCTGAGATGGAGGCTAATTACTGGAAGGAAAAATATACGCACGAACAAAAATTATAAGCTTGCCTTTATAAAACCATTCTTGACGTACCAGTTCTCTTTACAAATCCATATATTTACAAGTCAGGCACTTGAGATGAATATCTATGTCGTACAGCGATCTTTTAGCCCAACAGGACAAAGAACTTGAACGGCTCAATCAGGAGTATTATACGGATCAGGCAACGATCCGGCAACTGCAAAACGATCATTACGATAAGACCAAGTATGATGGCCAATTAGATCGGCTCAAAACACTCCACGAAAAGAAGGTCAAAGACGTACAAACCCGTTTTTCTCAGGAACAGCGGGAATATTTAGGAGAGCCAACCCCGCCGGAGCCATTACCTGATATTTCTCAAAGTCAAGATAAGGCGGCTGACATGATAAAAGCTTACCGA
Coding sequences:
- a CDS encoding radical SAM/SPASM domain-containing protein, which translates into the protein MKTYIPIKSSQLLLRPIDDQHAFVVNCAYPNSLRILSRAQSELLAAIDNQTSVSDLSEKFGIAADTVEGFLNLLSRTEIIRFDQQFSSPRKPASPKSLNFWIHTTNRCNLTCSYCYISTLNTTSGMSETTRQQLLNKIVETVQKRGLKSIKLRLAGGEPLSQFKAWKTFIPQAKSTLQEIGCQLECSFITNLTILTDEILAFSKEYGISYGISLDGLDVDHDSTRSFKAGAGSFALIDRNLRTLLAHQIPVSTNTVVTNSNLVGLPRLTRYLIDLDVPFRYSIVKGEAIDAKMLDKYLSESYMLMKEAIGQGWRFSLRHQFCDLKPSELGFQTCASGFSGGAIYVDGSVNYCHVHFGDPTQLSYSLFDTNIDLVDMIQQGSHYEDMKSQDCQSCRYRSVCTSGCPVYRVNGKDPQCSLYHQFIPLIYELQARERLKLLQDYRMIA
- a CDS encoding helix-turn-helix domain-containing protein, translated to MNTLMTIGEKIRSLRAIKGYSQETMADLIGISSIAYSNIERNKTDISHSRLEQIAKVLGMDLISLLSHGEQIANIFSNCTNNNVVGTGNIVYSEQELRHQLEKANLTIALLTAEKNKAEMEANYWKEKYTHEQKL